CTTGAACTCCCCAAGCACTCGTAGAGCGAGACCTACTCGCTGAtcgaaataaaaataataatggttccagaccccaaccagtcgcatagcgattaCACTCGCTATGCGGATTAACAAACAGAGAACAACCCTCTCAAATCGCTCGCACAACACACCCATTCGCTGTGCGGATACATTGGCAAAGAGCACCTCGCTAAGggaactcgctatgcgaatccattcACACAGCGAGTCTGCgtaatctgcagaacgaaattctACAGAATTACACAACTCAACCACTCTTTACCAATTCTAACCAACTtggccaacttctaacactcctaattcGATATATATACTAAATTGAACTTAACTAATGGATTCTAAACATTCCTCAcaccaatctaaagtgtttatgccTCAATCTCTACTCTAGAACCTCCAATTCATCAACTTATAGACCCAAAACCAATTCTACCACTTGGAACCTGTTTTTGACCATTTCAATGACTCAAACCAGTCCCATATGACCTATCTACACTATCCCAGCAGTCACAACAACTCTTGACCACCaattctcaaattcactacctcacttcctctaaattaCACTAAACCAACCCAATTCTCTTCACACTCTACTACAACAACACTACCACACATCACAGCCAATAACAGTCACCAATTTACAAACATTACAGCATATAGATTCATCACATTCAGCTCATCAATCACATTTCACAGTTTCCATTATTCTAACAGTTATGGACATACATTCACAAGCTAAAATTCTAACTGCATAGCATTCTAATCACAGAATTCATAACATACAACATCAATTGATAATTAAAGCACaacctagcttcccttacctcagagatTCACAGTCCAAACACAGAAACGTTCCAGCCGTACCTTGCATAGCAAGGAATTtcaacagaaacctacaactcaccaattggtgatagagaaccacacttagaacctaaattgagctagaaATTGAAGGAATAACTACTAACCACATTCAAACAGAATCGTTGCATGTTCACAGCACAGAGAAGAACAGACAGAAAAAGGAGACGACTTACCAGCTGAGGAacgagaaattgatcggtccaaATTCAAGCCCTCAACGCCAGGATCGCCTAGGCACTTCCTGATCGTTGAACAGATAACTCAGCAAGaagaaattttagagagaactcagagaactctgaggaataaagttctagagagatgaagtgttcttagaataatgagaagagtttataaaattcattatatattatcagattattttaaagtaaaataaccGATCTCATTATTCTAATACACCAATCTACTCTAACACTCTATTTTTCAGGTCTTTACACAATGTGtcaacactttttttaaaataattattcttatttatatatatatatatatatatatatatatatatatatatatatatatatatatatatatatatatatatatatatatatatatatatatatatatatatatatatattgagacCAAAATTAAGAGACGAAATCTCCCTCACACGGCTTAAGATCCGCCACGGGCAGCGTGTGATCTTGAATCATtcctataataattatattccaTGTTTTACTCAACTGTGaggaaatttttattttgatccTATTTATTATGCTTGAGGattttatattaagtaaaaataaaacaaatttacagTTGATATAGACTTTACTTTATATTggcattttaaatttaaggtaaatttaaaattttcataaaaattattatttattagaaattttagTTGTGTTACTTGTTATTTaacagttattattattattattattaattctagttttatacttaaaatatatatatatatttcagtttAAATACATatgttaaagataaaaaaataaaaatatttatgattaaataataaatggtCACATAAAATCATCTAACCTTATCCACAAAATTATGAACAAACCTTTCAATAGGTTGAACATTTTTTCAGAAGGTGATGGGTATAGCTGTCGGTGATATGGACAAGTCATGCAGGATGCCGGTTCATTTTAAAAGCttccaaatataattttaatgatactaaattttattataactatCCAAAAACATGATAGAATTTATGATTGAAAGATTAACGACTAACGAGTAATAGATTATTTATTCAAAGCAGTTTCAATACTTTAGAATAATAAAGCGAAACCTGAGTTGGTATATGATCTTTCTTCTGAAAGAGCATCTTTAGTTCTTTTTCCTCTTtagagatgaagaaaaagaaatagaaatgaTATTGTATGCATACGATCATGACTGTTTAAATAACCTTTgactgttaatattttttagtttcggataattataatttcatccttttaacaaattaaaattattgttgatcTCTACACAATATATCTTTCATGATAAATATATCCTTAAccatatttatcttaattaaattactttataaaattgattaataaaatatagtgaccctaacacatttaataatagttatttatatatatatatatatatatatatataaataaaagtgatCCAAATTGTTAACAGAACATCTTAgctaaaataactttttaatataaagaaTCGCAAATGCAAATTtacatcaatattttttataatgaaaagttaaCAAAAGCAAATTAAGTTGATTTTCTTGATAAATACAGTTCAAACGAACAAATTCATAATGTTCTTCTGCCCTTCacattctttttcttcctctatgTGACGACGAACTCAATGTTTCATGTTTCAGCAATATTGGTTGGAAAAGTTCCTCATGGAAAATAACGCATTTGTTTGTACCTTtgcaagaagaaaaagttaaagaaaCACCTAATGAGGtacattcatttattatttttcaaacttgactttgtttgatttttctaaCCCTTATATAATAAGAGTTTTGGATAGTTGTGCTGAAGATCTTgggttttttcttttccaatgaAAAGTATAATTTGAATACacacagaaaataaaacatattttcaactATGATTTATCAGCTCTTTCTTAAATTTGaggatttaatttaaatttttatgaaaatgtaCTTTATGAagtacttaatttttttatattttttcaattgagttttttaGCTTAATTTCTAgattaattatatgattatagtttcgtcaattttttttattttttttttcatgtgttaACAATGTGTAAGATTCtgtgtttaatataaaaacaacattacaattaatgtaaaatcagtaaattttattactttcatgaaaaatatataaatagaaaatatagatAGAggtttatatgttttttcatggCTTTCACATCGTCACTTAAACCTAGTAAGATATTGTCTCCATCACATTAATGTGAGATTGTCTttattcaacataaaaaaatataatttagtatcatttcatattaatcatataatctaatatctttaatatatataaacaacaagtaaaaaaacaaggaaaaatattaagatcgcccaattaattaaaaaattaaataataaaaacttaattaacaagtataagaattttaaatttttaataaataaatttttttaacacaaattcacttaaaaataCCTAAACTTACGaagatttgaaatttaattaatcctTTGGCTCTCTTGgaataaattcaattttgatGTTTCCTAGGGTTACTTCTCCTTTTCCCACCCGAGGTACCAAAGTAACAAGCACATCATCGTCTTCTTCAGCTTCTAAATTCTCCAGAACTTTCGATAACCCTACTTTAAAGCTGGTGCTGATGTTATGGCCATGTCCATGGTACAGATGCACAAAACTTCCCACAAATTCTGTCTCATCTGGATCACTCAACCgctcttcatcatcatcaacatgaACATCAAACTTAACGtatttatcacttccaaactcAATCCCTTCTATCACTAAaacctcttcctcttcttccttctcttcccTGCTCCTTAATTTCTTCGGCCTCTTAACAATTACACTTGTTATGGAATCCAAAACCAAAGGAAGTTTTCTGGGCTTCCAACTCAAAACTTGAGCCTTCTTTTTTTGTCTCAGTAGCTTACTTTTTCGTGATGTGGGTGGCGTACGCAACCATGCAAGATCGACATCTTGGTACACGTACCCCAAGTTTTTAGTATCAATGCAATCTCTTACCTTAACACGAACAAAATCAGCATTCTCATCGTAGAAGAAAAACTCAGAATCTAACCAATCTTGATCACTATACTCCCTTCTTCCTTCTCCCAGTGTTTTCCATATCGCCCACATTCGATCCAAGTTCGAGTGATGACCATAGAAAATGGGGTCTCTAGCAGCTGTGTAGAACGTTCCCATGTCCTCATGGTGTGGAGTATCAGCTCCACCAACCCATGTATGAACAGTGTTATGTGGAGCAGCCTCCACAGAACCAATACCAGGATGAGGGTTATCCCCTAGTCGAAAAGGGCTTCCCATGAACAATTCTGTGGTGCTTGCCAGCACCATTTGCTTGTACATGGTGGCTAAATTATACAAAACCTGTTGATGAGAAGGAACGTCGACATTGCCAGCTGCATAGTTCAGGTCAATCACGTGGGGTGGCAAGTGTTTCTGGTTTCGGAGTTCGTGAAAAAGTGAGGAGTTCGGGTTTGTGAAACAAGACGGCATGTGCATGGCCTCTATAGAATCCCAATTCCAAAATGGTAAAGCAAAGTCAGGGTCACCAATTAGGTTGCCTAAAATTCGTTCGAAGAAGTATATGTACCAACGATGGAAGGGAAAGAAAAACCAAGATCTGTGAATGTCGAGTTTGGTGTCTTGAAAAGGGTGATAAAGGTGATAAGCTCCGTTGCAATAAGCGCTATGAACCTTAGCTTGTTGAATAAAGCTACGTGGGTCATCATCAGGGAGGCCTTTCATGAGTGCAATGCCCTTTTCAAATTTGGCTATGTATTCTTCATCTAGCAAGTGAAATGGTCTTCTGACTCGCGGTGTGGCATTGGGAGAAGCAAAATCTTTGAAATCTATCAACTTGGAGAAAGATGGTTTAGAAGGACAACAATTGGTACCTGTTATTGCATTAGAAGGTAAGCCAGCAGGAAAACACTCGCTTATATTAGGGGATATTGCTTTAGAAATGGAAGATGAGTGATCTATATTTCTGTCTCTTTGGTTGGAAGTTGTAGCGAGGCCATGAGAGGGTTTATAGGTTCGTCTGCAAATGATTTTTATGGCGGTGAAGAGAGAGAAGTCAGTGTTGAGAAGGGCTATTGAGAGAATGAGGAAGAGAATAAAGGCAAAGATTAAAGGTAGAAGCTTAGAAGGAGTGTTCATTGCTGGTTTTGCTTGACATTTTCATGCTCCCAAAATTGCTCTCTATTAATACAATTATAAGGGTGCAATCCCTTACAATTATTACTAAAtatctgaaaaaaaattattataatagacATATGtgtaattaaaaatgtataaatacaCGACTTAATCTGTATTATTGAAATGTTTTCCTTTAGAAAATTCCAACCACATTTTCCATAACGTAAATCACCggtgaaattgaaaattcaactTATAATTAACTTCTATTTCAAGAACAAGTTATAATCCATAAATACCACACTTTTCCTTTTGAGCTCTGAATATATTTTCTACCACAAAAACGAGTATCACGAATTAATTGTACAACACATAGTTCATGTATTGGCCACACAAATCAAACTCTACTAGGTGATGATTccaaaataaatgtattatatttatgtGTCATTGAAAGTTATCATTCAAATTATGGGGCCACATTACATTAATTGTTGCTTGGGAAAACTTAAACTCTTTGGTTAGAAGGAACGAgttcataaacaaaatattaacaattgaacatttatttataaaaaaaattcaacaaattttgttATATGAAAACTCAGTCAAACACAACTTGTTATACACGGTAACATTGAATaccactttaaaaaaataatgttaaactaaaataaactaaattcttCATACATATTCCTCTTAAAAAAAGATTCCACCCGATAGGGTTGTTCATAGTTTCAttggaaagaaaaaactaaaccaaattaattttaactgtattaagaagtggactttaagtctaactttaCCTCATAAAGCATAAAGCTGAAGAGCAAAAATTTTGATGAtatctcaaagtcaagtctcaagtgctcttattgtaggaagatcttcatgaagacttatttttatattaaagcttttgtaatttagtaaatttatgTATACAatgtggtttatctttgattctatgtattgtttgtcttaagttgaattaaaatttattttgaatcagaaaacctcattttatactcaacataatcgattatgaacttataataatcgattatcaataatcaattatgacttgccataattgattatcacgagtaattatgagaatttttaagcaagaAGTTGAATACGGATTTTTGAAGGTATCCTtaagtgagatctctataaagtAGATTGAGACTCTCATTTTAAAATACGAAAATATCAAACATACAAATAggtgtatttttaaaattcttatatgTAGGTTGCGGTGATAAGTGTTGTAGGGTTTACtgaacccttgtgttgtggctttAAGAACTTGGCATGTTGGCATAGATCGAGAACATTCacagggagtgtgattgagtgttgttgttgttggcatagagcgagaactttcacatggagtgtgattgagtgttgttgttgttgctgagttaaaagcatgtcatccttcgtgaagcattcagaggaggtgttcatcctttgagAAGATttagaggaggtgttcatcccttgtgggtcaCAGGAGAaatgagtttcatctcttggggtaacaagacAGGTGTTTTAACCTTAAACTGTTTTATTTTCTGTGATTGTAACagtttgttggtttgtgctAGTGAAGCGTTAATTCTCAGGTGAGATTAACAACTAGATGTAGGATCTGTttgatccgaaccaggataaaaattaccTGTGCAAATTttcatggaatctattgatagtGAGATTTGGGAAACTGTCCCaaatggtccttttgttcctattgtatttattaacaatttgaAGGAATACAAACCACGAGAACAATGAAATGTTGATGATAGAAGACGATCCCAATAGGACGTAAGGGCTCGTAACATAATATCATCTACTTTAACTATTGATGAATTTTACAGGATCTCTACCTATATAAGACTGCTCAAGAGATGTGGGAAATGCTGAGAGTCACCCATCAAAGAACTTATGATGTCAGAAGAGCCAGAAGAAATACTCTATTCcaagagtatgagatgttccGAATGAAGCAGGGAGAAACAATTATAGATATCCAGAAATGCTTCACTCACAGAGTTAATCATCACATTGGGTTAGGTAAGTCCTTtgataatgattaattaaatataaaaatccttaAATCTTTGGACAAgacttggcaaccaaaggtgactgcaatcaatgagtcacaaaatctcaataCCATGTCAATGGCTGCATTGTTTGGTAAATTGAAAGAACATGATTTGGATCTCAGAAGACTGAATGAGGAtgaagagaaaggaaagaaaaagacacTGGTGTTCAAATATGAGATTAGTAAAAACAAAGAtcttaatgaagaagaagactctaaagaagatgaagaagatataGGTCTCTTTGTTAAGAAATTTAACAAGTTCATGAAGTCCaaggagagaagaaaattaaaggTGAAAAGAAGGAAATCAAGGAATATTTGTCAAATTATCATTGTTATGATTGCGGGTAAAAAGGGCATATGAAGGCTGATTGTCCAAACccaaagaagggtgaagaaagaggccaaaagaagttcttcaagaaaaagaaggcgtATATAGCTTGAGAGGAAGATAATGATTCTACAACAAGCTTAAGCGACTCTAATGAGCAAGCTAACATATGTTTGATGGCTGATGATGACATCTCTAGAGATCAAGTAAGTAACTCTagtgattttgaaaattcagaTTATAGTGAAAGTGAATTACTTGATACGTATAAAGAATTATTGTTTGAATCAGAAAAATTAGACattgttcataaaaaattaaagagggattttaaagaattaaaatcaaatcatgaaaaagctcttgaagaaaataaagatttgaaaaacaagattttatattatgaacaaggcaaatatatcaaaattgaagAATGTATttcttgtttaaataaaaagaagtcTCTTGATAAAACAACCAACGttaaaagtagtattaattcaaaaattaaaaaggttataaaatatattcctaaaaataattaaaattaatgtgattataattatagtaataaaataaaaaatgtacctaaatataattataattattatgattataattataaaaatcaaatatgttcctaaatataatcaaaattactATGATGactataattataacattaaaaataatagaaccCGTAAAATTTGGGTAGAacatgaaattaataataataggaaACCAAATGTTGCTACATGTTTCTATTGCATGAAAAATGGTCATATATCAAAtgcaaaataaaacattatggtgttcctTATAAAGAGTTTACTTgggttataaaataattaaatatttgtctAACTAACCCAAAGGACTCAGATGTTGGGTACCTAAAATAGGttgttctcttttttattttgctgATAAGTTCTAAATCTAGGAAGTCCATGTGGTAGCTTGATAATGATTGTTCAAGGCACATGACAGGGGAtaggaagaaattttcaaaCTTCCGAAAGAAAGAACAATGCTATGTCACATATGGTGACAATAACAAGGGAAAGATCCTTAGAGTAGGAGACATAGGAAGTCAAATACCTTGACGATAAAGGATCTATTGTTTGTAGAAGGTTTGAAGCACAATCTTCTCAGTATTagtcaattatgtgacaaaGGTTTCAAGGTAACATTCGAACCCAATTATTGCACTATCCATGAAAaagattcttctgaaatttcttTGAAAGGTATTATACAtgctaatatttatttaattgatttagaaaatatttcaaataaaaatatttcatgtttagtagtaaaagaagaaaattcatGGTTGTGACATGAGAGAGCTGCTCATATTCATATGGAACAGTTGAATAGACTCATAtataaagacttagtaattggtctaccgaaactcaattttataaaagacaAACTATGTGttgcatgtcaaaagggtacTGTATGTAGGGGTGGGCAAATGGAACTGCACTACACTACTAAAAACTGTACTGAACTAAACTGTACTGAACTGTAGACCTAATTTACAAGGTAGAAAACTGTGCCACATCCTAAAAAAAACTTGGAAATGGAAGATGATAATGTGTCATTGAAAGTTATCATTCAAATTATGGGGCACACTACATTAATTGTTGTTTAGGAAAACTTAAAGTCTTTGGTTAGAAAGAACGAgttcataaacaaaatataaacaattgaacatttatttataaaaaaaattcaacaaattttgttATATGAAAACCCAGTCAAAGACAACTTGTTATACACGGTAACATCGAATAccactttataaaaataatgttaaactaaaataaactaaattcttCATACATATTCCTCTTAGAAAAGATTCCACCGGATAAGGTTGTTCATAGTTTCAttggaaagaaaaaactaaaccaaattaattttaactgtattaagaagtggactttaagtctaactctaCCTCATAAAGCATAAAGCTGAAGAGGAAAatttttgatgatgtctcaaagtcaagtctcaagtgctcttattgTAGGAAGATCTTCATggagacttgtttttatattaaagcttttgtgatttagtatatttatgtatagaatgtggtttatctttgattctgtgtattgtttgccttaggttgcattaaaatttattttgaatcagaaaacctcattttatactcaagataatcgattatcaacttataataatcgattatcgataatcaattatgacttgccataattgattatcacgatcaattatgagaatttttaagcaaggTTTTTTACCATTGtacattcattaaatgcataatcaattaccatagttggataattgattatcacacgttaattagttgacaacgaTTTTCTGGAGATATACTTTAGTAAGATCTCTATAATTAGattgagactctcattctaaaatacgaaaCATACAAAAAGGtgtatttttgaaattcttatcTACAGGTTGCAGTgaagtgttctagggtttgctgAACCCTTGTGTTGTGATTTTGAGAACTTGAcatgttggcatagagcgagaacatTCATAGGGAGTGTGAATGAGTACTGTTgatgttggcatagagcgagaactttcacagggaTTGTGCTTGAgtcttgttgttgttgctgagttgAAAGTctgtcatccttcgtgaagcattcggaggaggtgttcatcctttgtgaagattcagagtaggtgttcatcccttgtgggtcgcaggggaagtgagtttcatctcttgagGTAATAAGAGAGGTGTTCTttccttaaattattttattttctttgtgattgtaacagtttgttggtttgtgctAGTGAAACGTTAATTCTCAGTTGAGATTAACAATTGGATGTAGGATCTGTtagatctgaaccaggataaaaattacatgtgcagttttctctcttccttactcttttaatttgtttaaattgttttaagaaatttatatttatgtgagaaaattattaaaagaacgaTTTGCAAtaaaaaaccaattcaccccgtCTTGATTTGTTGAACGCATTAACCATTACGCTGCGTCGCTCTGACAATGATTTGATCCATCAGGAGTTGGTGGTTAAATGAGTTTATTAACTtcattataactttttttcttcaatcccaacaaatttacaaatatttttaattaaaatttaaataaagtttaatctaaatacaatctaaaattatattaaattccaaatacagtttaaaattacaaaaatacattacaatccaaatatatttaaagatataaaaatatttaagattttcgttattttaatatttagaatttatGAATGAgttggtgagtcaacccaacccatCACGGAATcagtcctaatttttttttgtagagctgtcaaaacgggtaacccgacccgacccaacccgacccaccacgggttggtcacttagtgagccaacccaacccgactcatttattaacgagccgaaaaaatttgaacccgacccAACCCAcaacgggttggtgggttaaacgggttggctcattggctcacttaactttttttcaccctcttcttttaagattcttataacatgttactttgatcgatcaaattgaaacagtaataattggaccaattgatataaaagaaaatgaaacaaaagaactctattgttatatattctaagctatcaagcataaaattttaccaatttagtttaatgagacatacacaaccgtttgaccaagaaactacatatagccgttaacaaaaatatatagcagaGGGAAACTTTTGGATAGACAACAACACAACGCAACACGAAAAGTCTGCGAAGTAAAGGTTGTgcgttttaaataattaatgtaattaatttgatttcaataaaaaaaaataagatttgaataattaatttgatttcaataaaaaaataggtgaattggtgagccaacccgagtCATCACAGGTTCAACCCGggtgagccgggtcaaaattggctcgcatcaaaattttcacattttttccACCTAACCCGACTCAAACCTGTGGTGAGTCaggttggctcacgggtttcaacccattttgacagcactacattttttattgttctaaaatttgtaa
This sequence is a window from Vigna angularis cultivar LongXiaoDou No.4 chromosome 2, ASM1680809v1, whole genome shotgun sequence. Protein-coding genes within it:
- the LOC108327246 gene encoding polyphenol oxidase I, chloroplastic — encoded protein: MNTPSKLLPLIFAFILFLILSIALLNTDFSLFTAIKIICRRTYKPSHGLATTSNQRDRNIDHSSSISKAISPNISECFPAGLPSNAITGTNCCPSKPSFSKLIDFKDFASPNATPRVRRPFHLLDEEYIAKFEKGIALMKGLPDDDPRSFIQQAKVHSAYCNGAYHLYHPFQDTKLDIHRSWFFFPFHRWYIYFFERILGNLIGDPDFALPFWNWDSIEAMHMPSCFTNPNSSLFHELRNQKHLPPHVIDLNYAAGNVDVPSHQQVLYNLATMYKQMVLASTTELFMGSPFRLGDNPHPGIGSVEAAPHNTVHTWVGGADTPHHEDMGTFYTAARDPIFYGHHSNLDRMWAIWKTLGEGRREYSDQDWLDSEFFFYDENADFVRVKVRDCIDTKNLGYVYQDVDLAWLRTPPTSRKSKLLRQKKKAQVLSWKPRKLPLVLDSITSVIVKRPKKLRSREEKEEEEEVLVIEGIEFGSDKYVKFDVHVDDDEERLSDPDETEFVGSFVHLYHGHGHNISTSFKVGLSKVLENLEAEEDDDVLVTLVPRVGKGEVTLGNIKIEFIPREPKD